In Myxococcus xanthus, one DNA window encodes the following:
- a CDS encoding DUF6585 family protein: MRVLFDTALEASLKRSHTREFPTHVLYWLAAGFALIYVVAAAFLSFGKIYLLPQDFIKGLFRYHSAQIVLLAGIPCGLYFIFWRASDLFSWLAAPPKLVVDEECLRAGDTRIAWRNVSAIITVQNHDRLVLRHRGGTYRLRLNLWSDADELYAHVTDHVVDALIDGVHRQVNAGKTVQFGPLSLSGAGLTHKKRLMRWDDIESIRFQDEFGDGVSTRELIIAAQGKPLKIDEARIVNAPVLLAYLSQRLAS, translated from the coding sequence GTGCGTGTACTTTTCGATACGGCTCTGGAGGCTTCACTGAAGCGCTCGCACACCCGGGAATTCCCCACGCACGTCCTGTACTGGCTCGCCGCTGGCTTCGCCCTGATTTACGTGGTGGCCGCGGCGTTTCTCTCGTTCGGCAAGATTTACCTGCTCCCGCAGGACTTCATCAAAGGGCTCTTCCGCTACCACTCCGCGCAAATCGTCCTGCTGGCGGGCATCCCCTGCGGCCTCTATTTCATCTTCTGGCGGGCCAGCGACTTGTTCTCATGGCTGGCCGCGCCGCCCAAGCTGGTGGTGGATGAGGAGTGCCTGCGCGCGGGTGACACGCGCATCGCATGGCGGAACGTGAGCGCCATCATCACGGTGCAGAACCACGACCGGCTCGTCCTGCGCCACCGCGGGGGCACCTACCGGCTGAGGTTGAACCTGTGGAGCGACGCGGACGAGCTGTACGCCCACGTCACGGACCATGTCGTCGATGCGCTGATTGACGGCGTGCACCGGCAGGTCAACGCCGGCAAGACGGTGCAGTTCGGGCCCCTCTCGCTCAGTGGCGCCGGGCTGACGCACAAGAAGCGGCTGATGCGCTGGGACGACATCGAGAGCATCCGCTTCCAGGACGAGTTCGGCGACGGTGTCTCCACCCGCGAGCTGATCATCGCCGCCCAGGGCAAGCCGCTCAAGATTGACGAGGCCCGCATCGTCAACGCGCCCGTCCTCCTGGCCTACCTGTCGCAACGGCTGGCCAGCTGA